One genomic region from Sphingobacterium multivorum encodes:
- a CDS encoding RagB/SusD family nutrient uptake outer membrane protein: MKKIIYFGMIMTASALSSCNKYLDIQPVGTVIPATESDFRGLMTSGYLGFPTHKSYLSLRTDELLLDESSTDAARTKDIYLWNDQNPDATTIAYPYLAFYNSIFYANQIISTIDDKLGSNATVDQIKGEAYLMRAYAHFELLNLYSEVYSASNAGLRGVPLSTKIDLEQRFVPATIGESYMQILADMEKGTALLTVDDQAKGVNYRFSKRAAFAMASRVHLYRGEWQDAIDAAKKALVINDKLVDLNVVGSLLPNDFESVEMIMALEKVSVPGVRTSSFISPTLLDSYLAGDLRKGRYFQKSGGDYVSLKGGENRFNVSFRNADLYLTMAECYVRLGNTAEALKYLSALKKNRFTADAYAKETKADAGLSKEQLLDAVLLERKRELALEGLRWYDLKRTTRPAITHSSFGRTVTLQQNDPRYVIRYPQEAINNNPDLLK, translated from the coding sequence ATGAAGAAAATAATTTATTTTGGAATGATCATGACAGCGAGTGCATTGTCTTCCTGCAATAAATATTTAGATATACAACCCGTTGGGACGGTCATCCCTGCCACGGAAAGTGATTTTAGAGGATTGATGACAAGCGGTTACCTGGGATTCCCTACACATAAGTCCTATTTGTCTTTGCGTACGGATGAACTATTGTTGGATGAAAGTTCGACCGATGCCGCTAGAACCAAAGATATCTATCTTTGGAACGATCAAAATCCTGATGCGACAACAATCGCTTATCCTTATTTGGCATTTTACAACAGTATTTTTTATGCCAATCAAATTATCAGTACCATTGATGACAAATTAGGAAGTAATGCCACGGTAGATCAGATTAAAGGGGAAGCTTACCTAATGCGGGCTTATGCTCATTTTGAGTTGTTAAATCTTTACAGTGAGGTCTATTCGGCGAGTAATGCAGGGCTTCGGGGTGTTCCTTTATCGACAAAGATTGACCTGGAACAACGTTTTGTTCCAGCGACCATTGGAGAGTCTTATATGCAGATCCTGGCTGACATGGAAAAAGGGACAGCGTTACTGACTGTCGATGATCAGGCAAAAGGTGTTAATTATCGCTTTAGCAAACGCGCTGCTTTTGCAATGGCCTCACGCGTTCATCTATACCGCGGTGAGTGGCAGGATGCAATTGATGCCGCTAAAAAAGCTTTGGTTATAAATGACAAATTGGTTGATTTAAATGTTGTTGGAAGTCTACTTCCGAATGATTTTGAATCAGTGGAGATGATTATGGCTTTGGAAAAAGTATCTGTTCCCGGAGTGCGTACAAGTTCCTTTATTTCACCGACCTTATTAGACAGTTATTTAGCAGGCGATTTGAGAAAAGGTCGTTACTTCCAAAAAAGTGGTGGCGATTATGTATCCCTCAAAGGTGGTGAGAATCGTTTTAACGTGAGTTTTAGAAATGCTGATCTTTATTTGACGATGGCCGAATGTTACGTTCGTCTGGGAAATACAGCAGAAGCATTAAAATATCTGTCTGCTTTAAAGAAAAACAGATTCACAGCAGACGCATATGCCAAAGAAACGAAGGCTGACGCAGGTTTGTCAAAGGAGCAATTACTAGATGCGGTTCTGCTGGAACGCAAGCGTGAACTGGCGCTAGAGGGATTACGCTGGTATGATCTAAAGCGGACGACAAGACCGGCGATCACACACAGTAGTTTCGGTAGGACAGTAACCCTGCAGCAGAACGATCCACGTTATGTGATTCGTTATCCACAGGAGGCAATCAATAATAATCCCGATCTGTTGAAATAA
- a CDS encoding LytR/AlgR family response regulator transcription factor, giving the protein MGWKILIVEDEDWAFVGLKEMLTALYGESELIFTNAKEVQEAVTTINRNQFDLIFMDIHLMDGLSFEIFKQVSIDVPLIFTTAYEQYALEAFQNKGYAYLLKPFDSDELAEIMKRIEPLLPNVEPRLKQRFLVKYGNFLKSLAIADIAYFMAEDKELYAIEKGSGIAYIIEDTITHLVSQVDPTVFFQINRKFLVRIDAIQSMLKISRNRIKLELMPSTREGIVVIVSEERSPKFQRWLDQ; this is encoded by the coding sequence ATGGGATGGAAAATACTGATTGTCGAAGACGAAGACTGGGCTTTTGTAGGCTTAAAGGAAATGTTGACTGCGCTCTATGGAGAAAGCGAACTGATCTTTACCAATGCAAAAGAGGTTCAGGAAGCGGTGACGACGATCAATAGAAATCAATTCGATCTGATTTTTATGGATATTCACCTGATGGATGGGCTGAGCTTCGAAATTTTTAAGCAGGTATCGATCGATGTGCCACTGATTTTTACGACGGCTTACGAACAATATGCATTGGAGGCCTTCCAAAATAAGGGTTATGCCTATCTGTTAAAGCCTTTCGACAGCGACGAGTTGGCGGAGATCATGAAACGTATAGAACCGCTACTACCCAACGTAGAACCTCGGCTCAAACAGCGCTTCCTAGTGAAATATGGTAATTTTTTAAAGTCGCTGGCCATTGCTGATATTGCCTATTTTATGGCAGAAGACAAAGAGCTGTATGCCATAGAAAAAGGATCGGGAATTGCATATATTATTGAAGATACCATCACACATCTCGTTTCACAGGTGGATCCCACAGTTTTCTTTCAGATCAATCGGAAATTCCTTGTTCGGATAGATGCCATCCAGTCCATGTTAAAGATTAGTCGAAATCGAATCAAGTTAGAGCTAATGCCTTCAACCCGAGAAGGAATTGTCGTCATTGTTAGTGAGGAACGGTCCCCGAAGTTTCAAAGATGGCTTGATCAATAA
- a CDS encoding SusC/RagA family TonB-linked outer membrane protein has translation MNKFLIPLTFMCVHIAHAQESRELKGKVLDAVTLKPVVGATVVVESSAVAEDIGVPNQVQQSALGSLTDAAGEFRLKVPSNLKYVTISYVGYQRIQVPVFQDHKTILLQPSGESLDEVIVTGYTDIKKRKNTTAYNKINVADIKQTGISSIDEMLAGQVAGLQLSNFSGGPNSAPQIRIRGTVSLNGTQDPLWVIDGLPIEGTEMPNRIDKDNLNSLTNLPIAGINPDDIADITVLKDAAATSIYGARAANGVIVITTKRGKSGPAKLQVSANTFVTERPDYNNLNLMNANEKVDFELLMANRTDLNYRTNKGAIMRILNKADALDAYRSGGLAALSPDVQQSINQLRSQQTDWGKELYRQALNQQYSASISGGNDGHRYYLSSGLYDEKGATKGVDLRRYTLTLNNDFNINDRFKAGINLMGTASNRQNPIQDRDAFTNPSYYVRSVNPYLSVYDQSGKYNYDPDIEGFEGDTYIPFNAVEERENTKYTFTNKGLKAISYLEYTILPQLSLRTEFGLQFDENGSEKFADQESYNTRKLRAATRYYDAASKTNKYFLPVGGTIENTHNSIFQYNWKTYLKYTKTWNDRHELEVMGGTELRRSKNTMVTTKGFGYNPTTLTTQTIIFPNSTYQNDSRFVQYKKAFIENSYASFYGNATYTLDRKYNVYGSIRYDGSNMFGVDPKYRFLPIWSLSGSWNVLEEEFIKGKTALSDLRVRASYGIQGNVDRNTYPFIVGKYGNTTLLPGNTEGSVVVDMPANDKLRWERTQSYNAGIDLGLWKNRLNITVDYYNRKSTDLIAYSALPLENGFQNVQVNWASARNQGIELTISSRQIQTDEFSWSTDFNIAHNNNKLLKVINNPTAYAPESQAGRPINGLYVLETAGLDKDGVMQFRNQDGSVASMEEFYGLYDPWADFLPGYTSQTDMSAATYRSKFKYAGSKDPKFIGGMTNRFRYGQFDLAISAVFNLERWASRTPTYNPAKVDRGQNYTKDLLMALQGKAALPALGSISSELNERWMAYAWMESNDPINSFKQYDIWAKKMSYVRINSIRLGYTLPAALSKKIGTSSLRVNVEGRNLFVFGTNYDGYFDPETYGDYYAQPISKSFAFGLSASF, from the coding sequence ATGAATAAGTTTTTAATACCGTTGACCTTCATGTGTGTGCACATTGCGCATGCGCAGGAATCCAGAGAATTGAAAGGAAAGGTTCTGGATGCGGTCACGTTAAAACCGGTCGTGGGGGCGACGGTTGTCGTTGAAAGTTCGGCAGTAGCAGAAGATATCGGTGTACCTAATCAGGTGCAGCAGTCAGCATTGGGTTCATTGACCGATGCGGCTGGAGAATTTCGCTTAAAAGTGCCTAGTAATTTAAAATATGTAACGATTAGCTATGTCGGGTACCAGCGTATTCAGGTGCCCGTATTTCAGGATCATAAGACAATCTTGCTTCAGCCAAGTGGTGAATCTTTGGATGAGGTGATCGTAACAGGTTATACGGATATCAAAAAACGTAAGAATACGACGGCTTACAATAAAATCAATGTCGCTGATATCAAACAAACCGGTATTTCATCGATCGACGAAATGTTGGCTGGTCAGGTGGCAGGTTTGCAACTGAGTAATTTTAGCGGCGGTCCCAATAGTGCTCCTCAGATTCGTATCCGTGGTACAGTATCACTCAATGGAACACAAGATCCATTATGGGTAATTGATGGGTTGCCCATTGAAGGAACTGAAATGCCTAATCGAATTGATAAGGACAACCTCAATAGCTTGACAAATCTTCCTATTGCAGGTATCAATCCTGATGATATCGCCGATATTACAGTATTAAAAGATGCAGCGGCAACATCGATTTATGGCGCCCGGGCAGCAAATGGGGTCATTGTGATTACCACAAAAAGAGGTAAATCTGGTCCCGCAAAATTGCAGGTCTCAGCAAATACCTTTGTGACCGAACGCCCAGATTACAACAACCTCAATCTGATGAATGCTAACGAGAAGGTTGACTTTGAGTTATTGATGGCAAACCGCACGGATCTAAATTATCGTACGAACAAAGGTGCGATTATGCGGATACTAAACAAAGCAGACGCATTGGATGCTTACCGTTCCGGTGGTTTAGCGGCTTTGTCGCCGGACGTGCAGCAGTCAATCAATCAATTGCGTTCACAGCAAACAGACTGGGGGAAAGAACTTTATCGTCAGGCGCTGAATCAGCAGTATTCTGCATCTATTTCGGGTGGTAATGACGGACATCGCTATTATTTGTCCAGTGGTTTGTACGATGAAAAAGGAGCTACGAAAGGTGTAGATCTACGCCGCTATACATTGACATTAAATAACGATTTTAATATTAATGATCGATTTAAAGCAGGTATTAATCTAATGGGGACGGCTTCAAACCGACAAAATCCAATTCAGGATCGCGATGCTTTTACAAACCCAAGTTATTATGTGCGTTCGGTTAATCCTTATCTGTCGGTCTATGATCAGTCAGGAAAGTATAACTATGATCCCGATATTGAAGGGTTTGAGGGCGATACTTATATTCCTTTTAATGCGGTTGAAGAACGAGAAAATACCAAATATACATTTACGAATAAAGGCCTTAAGGCGATTAGCTATTTGGAGTACACCATCCTGCCACAACTATCATTACGAACCGAATTCGGCTTGCAATTTGACGAAAACGGTTCGGAAAAATTTGCGGATCAGGAAAGTTATAACACGCGTAAATTGCGTGCCGCTACACGTTATTACGATGCAGCGAGTAAGACAAATAAGTATTTCTTACCCGTAGGTGGAACGATCGAAAATACCCATAATAGTATTTTTCAATATAATTGGAAAACTTACCTCAAGTACACTAAAACGTGGAACGATCGTCACGAATTAGAAGTAATGGGAGGGACGGAGTTACGAAGAAGCAAAAATACAATGGTGACTACGAAGGGGTTTGGTTATAATCCAACAACATTGACTACCCAGACGATTATTTTTCCAAATAGTACCTATCAAAATGATTCTAGGTTTGTGCAATATAAAAAAGCATTTATCGAGAACTCATATGCTTCTTTTTACGGTAACGCAACATATACACTGGATCGTAAGTATAATGTGTATGGAAGTATTCGTTACGATGGTTCAAACATGTTTGGTGTGGATCCAAAATATCGGTTTTTACCAATTTGGTCACTTTCAGGATCGTGGAATGTGCTAGAAGAAGAGTTTATCAAAGGAAAAACAGCCTTGTCTGATCTTCGTGTACGTGCTTCTTACGGTATCCAAGGGAATGTGGATCGCAATACCTACCCCTTTATCGTCGGTAAATATGGTAATACAACGCTTCTTCCGGGTAACACGGAAGGATCTGTGGTCGTTGACATGCCTGCCAATGATAAATTACGTTGGGAACGTACACAATCTTATAATGCCGGAATTGATTTGGGCTTATGGAAAAATCGATTAAACATTACAGTCGACTATTATAACAGAAAAAGTACAGATCTCATCGCATATAGTGCACTTCCTTTGGAAAATGGTTTTCAAAATGTGCAGGTTAACTGGGCTTCAGCACGTAATCAAGGTATTGAGTTGACGATTTCAAGCCGTCAGATTCAGACAGATGAGTTTTCTTGGTCAACGGACTTCAATATTGCACACAACAATAATAAATTATTGAAGGTAATCAACAATCCAACGGCTTATGCGCCAGAATCTCAGGCTGGTCGACCAATTAATGGTTTATATGTATTGGAAACTGCTGGTTTGGACAAAGATGGTGTGATGCAGTTTAGAAATCAGGATGGTTCTGTTGCGAGTATGGAAGAGTTTTATGGTCTTTATGACCCTTGGGCAGATTTCTTGCCAGGATATACTTCTCAGACGGATATGTCGGCGGCAACTTATCGTTCCAAGTTTAAATATGCTGGTAGTAAAGATCCTAAATTCATTGGCGGGATGACCAATCGTTTCCGTTATGGTCAATTTGATTTGGCTATCTCTGCGGTATTTAATTTAGAACGCTGGGCGAGCCGTACGCCAACTTACAATCCTGCCAAAGTAGATCGTGGACAGAATTATACAAAGGATCTGTTGATGGCCTTGCAGGGTAAAGCCGCATTACCAGCATTGGGAAGTATCAGTTCTGAATTAAACGAACGCTGGATGGCCTATGCCTGGATGGAAAGTAACGACCCAATTAATTCGTTTAAACAATATGATATATGGGCAAAGAAAATGAGCTATGTCCGTATCAATAGCATTCGTTTAGGCTACACCTTACCTGCTGCACTAAGTAAAAAGATTGGTACAAGCAGTTTACGCGTGAATGTAGAAGGACGGAACCTGTTTGTTTTTGGAACAAATTACGATGGGTATTTTGATCCCGAAACTTATGGCGATTATTATGCGCAGCCAATCAGTAAATCGTTTGCCTTTGGTCTTTCCGCAAGTTTTTAA